A genomic region of Alnus glutinosa chromosome 11, dhAlnGlut1.1, whole genome shotgun sequence contains the following coding sequences:
- the LOC133881280 gene encoding ADP-ribosylation factor 2 — MASAQISASLSLSFRDVCALSSAVAKAPVATPRLPLSKCSLRGSSFTTGSPLLIQRTYCQKRTAYKAMSLSIRCEQGTQDNSLDVWLGRLAMVGFAVAISVEIATGKGLLENFGLTSPLPTVALAVTGLVGVLTAVFIFQSASKIGFQKDILGSRACSKNDDLISFLISLLCSYCGMGAAISRLAKRFLPKCEMRIVMVGLDASGKTTILYKLKLGEIVTAVPTVGFNVESVEYKNISFTVWDLGGQDKIRALWRHYFQNIQGLVFVVDSNNRERISEARNELHRIFGEFGLRNAILLVFANKQDLPNSLSVSEVADRLGLHTLRQTRWHVQSASGITGQGLYEGLDWLLSNNFPNKAT, encoded by the exons ATGGCCTCTGCTCAAATCTCcgcctctctctccctttccttCCGCG ATGTTTGTGCTCTTAGCTCAGCCGTGGCCAAAGCCCCTGTTGCAACTCCTCGGCTTCCTCTTTCTAAGTGTTCACTACGTGGGTCATCCTTCACCACCGGTTCTCCGCTCT TGATACAAAGAACTTATTGTCAAAAGAGGACTGCATACAAAGCTATGTCACTTTCCATAAGATGTGAGCAAGGTACCCAGGACAACAGTTTGGATGTATGGCTAGGCCGGCTTGCAATGGTGGGCTTTGCAGTGGCTATTAGTGTTGAGATAGCGACAGGCAAGGGACTTCTGGAG AATTTTGGGCTCACAAGTCCCCTGCCTACAGTAGCCTTGGCAGTTACAGGATTGGTTGGCGTTTTGACAGCAGTTTTTATCTTTCAGTCGGCTTCAAAA ATTGGATTCCAGAAAGATATCTTGGGAAGTAGGGCCTGTTCGAAGAACGATGATCTG atATCCTTCTTGATCTCTCTCCTCTGTTCATATTGTGGCATGGGTGCTGCCATATCTCGACTAGCAAAGAGGTTTCTTCCGAAATGTGAAATGAGGATTGTGATGGTGGGTCTTGATGCATCCGGCAAGACAACAATCTTGTACAAGTTAAAACTGGGAGAAATTGTTACGGCCGTACCAACAGTTG GTTTTAATGTGGAGAGTGTAGAGTACAAAAACATTAGCTTCACTGTCTGGGATCTGGGAGGACAAGATAAG ATTCGAGCTTTATGGAGACATTACTTTCAGAATATTCAAGGACTAGTCTTTGTCGTGGACAGTAACAACAGAGAGAGAATTTCAGAAGCCCGAAATGAGCTGCATCGTATTTTTGGCGAG TTTGGCCTACGGAATGCCATTCTTCTTGTCTTTGCCAATAAGCAGGATCTTCCAAATTCTCTGAGTGTTTCTGAGGTTGCCGATAGACTTGGCCTACACACACTCCGTCAGACACGTTG GCACGTCCAGAGTGCTTCTGGCATCACCGGCCAAGGGCTATACGAAGGTCTTGATTGGCTGCTATCCAACAACTTCCCTAACAAGGCTACATGA